Below is a genomic region from Apostichopus japonicus isolate 1M-3 chromosome 7, ASM3797524v1, whole genome shotgun sequence.
gggtgatgataTTAGTAAACTATCTAAgctggagcgccaccatcagttggcgcggagcgtacatgGAAATTTTAGGCTTTACAATCTCCCCAGATGTCCGGAAACGGCCCCTTGGAGTGTTTTAGGCTGCATGAGTTCagctttgaaatataaattcCATGTATGCAATTCCTCAATTACTGAGAAAATATTCAATCTATGAAAAAAGTAATACAtgtcagatgagttgagatggtacaataatcataatgaatTGTGAATCCTCTTTCATTTATTCTGTCTGCCATGCTCCCGTATTCACCTTCTGTATCTCTTTTACCTTTGTCCATCACCCCATCCATAGTCCATACATGTTCATTACTCAAGTGCCTCACCGTCCATAGTCGGTGTTGTGGTCGATATAGACGGTTCTCTGTAACAATCCCTTCCTGGTGGCTAATGGCTATCAGTGATCGTCGGTTTGCATTCTTATATATACACTACAAACAGCAAAATGTAACTGATAATCGTCAGATATAGAACGCACCTGGGCGTCAAAGCCTCATTACAATAAAGAACAAGTTAAGTTGTTAATTGGAATACTTTTTGACATCTAATGCCCTTTTTAGAAACACCTAATTTTTGAGCGCCTGATGTGTATAGTGTTCAAATCCTGAACGCCTACTGTTCAAATGCTTTACGCTACAGCGCTCAAATTGAGAACGCTTGCGTTCAAATTTTGAACGCTAGCAAATATATGTAAGTGTTTAAAGAGGCATTTAGACGTCAACACGATGCAAGCTCTTCAAGTAGGCTAGGCATATCCCTTCATCCTCAACATGTTCTGACGCCCCGAATCGTTAtatcataggcctatatttattatattgtgttgttgtttgtttgcagTGTATGGAACCCTGGAGTGAGAACAGCTTGATAAAATACTGAGGTTGAAATCTCAGTATTTTGACCTAACCTAATTTTAActtaactttaatttattttattttaatttgaacctaatttattttatatcggactggaaattgggggggggggatgattgTGTAGACCATCCCCCCTTAACCAAAAAGTGGGTgatatatccccccaccccccggctgcgaatttttttcccaaacaggtttgcaattgcgtGTAAATaggcgctcatgattggtcggaaaagttacgtcatcacgatAGAAACCGTCACTTCCAGGTAACCAAagtgtctgcatccattcgttgcaacgaagatatacccgttcaaaattacccgaagctttggaaaatgtaattctgcttgactgcaaaagtttaggtggcctgctgtatcgttgctagtaataattgaaggtgcgtcaattacgggggtgcgtcaattatgaagccttgactacactaaactgtttgcgtatattcattcaagactcgtgaagttgattttaatgtaggcctacccattccacgaaacaaATTCCGATTGCAGTAGAATGGCTCACAAATCTtgaataacgtaaacacgaacccaatagaatgtagcgtatgtatcataagtaaggtcaacatgtgattcaagcattaaaagtaaagttagggcgtttgatggaccgtaactagacttaattaagtgtcagtgtgtaactcagtgcatgtcttcgaacttcAAAGCGATGcccattattgatgctgacgtcacgagcaatctgattggcggaaaactccgtaattgcaaacctgtttgggaaaaaaaaatcgcccGCGGGATGTGCGCCCCATGTGGGTTCCATGACCATAAACTACAGCCCCTGtcagggttgttactacattagtatggttcgatgaccatacTTTACAccccctgtaagggttgttactacattagtatggttcaatgaccatacactacacccccagcaagggttgttactacattagtatgttcgatgaccatacactacacccccagcaagggttgttactacattagtatggttcgatgacaatGCACTACACCCCCAgcaagggttgttactacattagtttggttcaatgaccatacactacaccccagcaagggttgttactacataagtatggttcgatgaccatacactacacccccagcaagggttgttactacattagtatggttcgatgacgaTGCACTCCAACATATACGGCTTGTTGTTCCAGGTTTAATTCAATCATTTGAAGCATTTAACTGTTATTTAAAGTATTGAAAGACTAGCTATTTATTCGTAACGGAAGAATCTGAAATTCCAAAAATTAACACTTATGTGCTTATGTTAAAGTATACGTTCAATATTATCAATACATCATCAGTATGATAAGAGTTTAAGCGCAATTTGGCACATGCAGAGATTATTCTGATTGGTTTAAATATACTATGACATCATTTGCAATTATCCTCAATACACCACTGTATATTCATTAGCTAGAAAAACCATCCGTCTTCTTTAAACCTAAATTTTTATGATTTAAAGTGGCTTAAATAATAGTTTTCAATGACTGTGAATAGACTtgagaataaagaaaacaaaaccatcATAAAATAGTAAACAGTTCCTAAATTAGGTGtaggaaaaaaatgtaaaagactGTTTATTTATTAGCTAACTTGCATTATTTTTAGATGCAATCTCCAGCAACTGTGTCGTCGATCTTTGAAGAAGAGCGCTGTCGTTTTTGTTTATCCTAACTTTACGCGAGCAGAGCTCTTTCACCGAATCCATAATGTCGTTGACGTCACCAGTTAGTTCCAGGATACAGAGGATGGcaaacctaccccccccccctggtaaTTTCTTCAAATGGTTGATGAGTTTCTTTCCAGCATTGGGATCCAGACCACAGGCGAATCTAAACAGGTACTGAAGATCAAATGGATCTAAGAAGCTGAGCATATCGGAAAGATCGTGTGCGTTCtttacactgaaaaaataaactagtcaatattgccacggactaacgttaaattagtctgtaacgttagttaATGCACACGGAcaagcaaaaatcttcgtttcatcgttgcttcttagtcagtttacactgactaaggaaaatataatcgcagcttggtcgatggcgacggactaaggtattttaacccatggactaagaacgatacggacactcgatttacgccataatcgtagcttagtcggtgtcgacggactaatgtattttaacccacctcgattcacttcaatttgaaaaccgagaggcaacggcagcttgctggacttggcatagtttcatacgatcactctaagcaactttcaaccgtaaatcacccaagaaggtctttagaagaatggaggtattaactgccatcatcggcctacctgttattcctttaacttgaaggtaaaattaaagttaattgttaggccactggcactacacactagtactgtattatggttagtgtaacgctaccgttgtaaCGCTACTgttgtcacgctggcgtttcgcaatacacaagtgcaatgacagtgagtagcctataggcttctactgggtactgcagtgcattctcaacactaaagtgtgcattctaaacaccaattaacaatgtgttatgtgtgtattgggctagattgaacagtggcacataatcttctaatttattcccaaacaaatgctggaactataagtctcaatagtttatttgaagtctacactcatttggtaaagatttcctgtaatttcccatgtgaatctaaatgggtaggctttgtgatattgaataagcaaggctagaccttcaaacgtacagtcacagtaggctgaacaaattatgttggctagtcaacggtattatacgttgcgagcagtcaggatgcacgcttcagttctatttaaccttttcatttatcattttttagtatttaatttccggtcacgctcaggaaacaattgcgacattccttcacggtcgacttgtttactgtaagaagtattaaccgttttttcctcaggaaagcttgatagtctgaagttattataacatgtgcttttagtatactgccaaaagagtaagttgttgtatttgtattgatattttatgtagaagtaacggaaaatttagtatgtttagtttggtctaattgtaCGTTtgtttctgtccaatgtagtgcagggttcacttgcgcgaattcaaattattctgtttatgtatatatgtatatgcatcgattcgtagattgtgatgttttttgacatttatttgtaattcaagcatatctgtttagtagcaaagtttaaaggttaagattaattagttttctctttttgatcctagattaaatgaaactcattgacgtaaataatagatcagatgatacagtttaacgcagttgctaaaactctgggtattctctagtcttcgctgGTCCATTATGTACTTTAgtatagtcaaggcttcataatttactagcaacgatacagcaggccacctaaacttttcgcagtcaagcagaattacatattttatgagTTTAAATCCATTTTAGCTATTTGCTGACTAAATTtcggtattttttaagcttttaacaccctccccccaggtTTGCACGtttttggggcatttggaaatcttacatcctaaaaataaccaacattacctcaatatgataacagtATTCTCTAGGACCTAACCTGtcagagcttagaggctcagagcatagtaAACAGCATctaagtcaatggatgtatactaaggcctaaactacagttagcttattgacgaatgtgtcaatttaggggtatgaaagaacttgacacggcagacattttgtggtcaaattctgcccaattgtacggtgcataagcacagaaccttaaatattttgatttcataacatttctgaggaactacacatgaaaaacacatacagttgagtgatttggatttttccttgatagacatcgttgatcaaatccttaagtgcgtcaattatgagcccaccatgctactactagtaagactaaatcaaaacgaccgaaagacaaacttagtgtaacaaagtactgattctcctctagcctaggtctaaacaggcttgttatgtgagcaagcaaaataacaactaaaaacgattaggcctataaataagttggctcagtgcatttgtgtttctcaaattttatattgttaaagatcataaaaacaaacaaagatttagcccatattttattatctctgtattctgggcatttgattctggttgcaatggtgatgacagtctcgttcaaattttcagctttatacagtctgcttcaaactcttggattgttttttgagactatactgtagtggaagcaaatctcacataactttgtggtgacaactttatttaattttgtttttcaaatgatgaatactttgctgtttcttttttccaccaggaattgaaaagccaaatatctaagtcaagggtgaggtttcctgtgatgcacgacaccagtgtggaggcaacaacagaagaggagaactgtgttatatatggcttaaagccatgctttaagatgatatattggtaccctttgcagaacaaaagagtttatccaagagtccaaaaagcaaaggaacaagtaccatagagaagaaagatggaagagtgagtttaactattgtacccaactgtttaatgatattaaagatacttttcataacctgtttaaaaaaaaaaacagtctagtatatcatttacgtgcaagcttcataattttggtcaaattttcactgatctgtggagcgggagtccagagggtttggttagctgggaaggtaaccaattgcctggtacatcacaatgttcacaatgcattcctgtatatgaaacctgacgactggcaaaccgactgtggtggatgtggctgggagagcaattttaaagtcacctgatagctaacctagatcagttttcatggtaacacatcaaagtaagaacaatgtgtcaggtatggccccaagagcaacaaatggccatcgccagtaattattggtggtggggtacccctgccagtgatcaataattgacccctcatggctgacctaggtcagctcatgaggtaaccacttgaaacctactggaaaatgttggttaggacttcagatacaactgatgggcattgccagtaatttttattggtggggtacccctgccagtagacccccaaaatgcccattccctcattgacctaggtcagctcatgagataaccagttgaaaaattactggaaaatgataggtatcacttcatatgtaagggatgggcatttccagtattttatattggtgggccaccactgccagagtccgcccataccttacatatagaatcctgtcaatcattttaccgtagttttcaactggttaaatcatgagctgacctagatcaatgaggggggggggaattttgggggtctactggcaggggaaCCCCagtaatataaattactggaaatgcccatcccttacatatgaagtgatacctatcattttccagtaatttttcaactggttatctcatgagctgacctaggtcaatgagggaatgggcattttgggggtctactggcaggggtaccccaccaataaaaattactggcaatgcccatcagttgtatctgaagtcctaaccaacattttccagtaggtttcaagtggttacctcatgagctgacctaggtcagccgtgaggggtcaattattgatcactggcaggggtaccccaccaccaataattactggcgatggccatttgttgctcttggggccatacctgacacattgtacttactttgatgtgttaccatgaaaactgatctaggttagctatcaggtgactttaaaattgctctcccagtcacacccaccacagtcggtttgccagtcgtctggtttcatatacaggaatgcactgtgaacattgtgatgtacaaggcaattggttaccttcccagctaaccaaaccctctgggctcccggtctattgggatcattattaacatgattaacataattattaagctttgaaaaataacttggtgttatgctgtgcaaagctaataattatttggtaaagctgctatccCTGGcatataatttgagggacctagatttaaatgcatacctcccaatatgttagaaaattttaatgtaaatgtatgtttatgataatgtgagttatcatgtgctatatctgtatctgtgcttacacatatatcatattttctgttcacaggtcaataatggtgcagattttggcttcctgaagacaagtgggaggccatttgtagttaagagaaacactctttgttcgtgaagacttaactggtgtcgatttggggtaccacttcaaaacgaaagtcatgaggaacccttgcccaagattcaactttgcattattgtgcagtgctatacttttgcgattcatgtttgatccattaacttgtcttaactttgttggaataaaatcagattttcagatttttgtttacagtgatttcttctccatcagtcgaaagtcagcctctgtagacatcagaagttttatcagaaataaatactgccaacgtacacattatttgtgtttcttctgctctcttttctttcagtgatgctagtcagtgaaactagtcgggtttaattctttcagtgattctagtcagtgcaactagtcagtcgataccgactaagaaaggttagtcgggagaggcaccatcctgactaatgtaaaacctgctataaactagtcggtggctcatataaattagtcggtaaagaccgactaatgtcaccaactaatgtaactgactaatatacatttaccgactaagacaTTGTttatcgactaagctgacgaactaagatgaccgactaagaaatccaactgactaaggaataaattagtcggtatagtaactgactaaggctatgttagtcgggagaggcaccagatggactaacgttatgttagtcggtgaaccaatttaagttttcagtgtacaaGAGTGACAAGGTGGTGGGCTgcataccattcacagaatagtttatgaTAAAAACGAACCATCGTTGTAAACAACACATTGTTTCCAATAGAATCATCGCTAACTTCATCTTCTTCGACCAAAATGCCAATTGAAATATACTGGTCATATAATTCTGGCCCGACTCTTTGACGAAATCTAGTCTTAATCCATGACAATTGTTGGtttttcttgttcaatccttCAAAAGCTATTTTGTCTAGCTTATGATGTTCCATTTCATGAAGATATAACTTGTTGCTTCTATTGTCTTTAAATTTCTGTTTCTGATGGTCGTAAAAACATCTAGTCATGTGTTTGAAGAACTGTGTGACATACTTGAACTTCATGAAGTCTTTCTGATCATGAGCCATGTGGGCAAACATCACAAATATGAGAGGCACCTGGCAAAGATCAGCAAGGATGGAGTTTTCATTGAGCCGTTGTTTTATTTCTGCCACTGCCTCATCGTTGTTACTTACTACAGCCTTGCGAATGTACTCATTCCTAGCTTTGTCATCGAATCCTGTTAGTTTGGCCCTCttagtttcttttctaagaTATTCTGGAAGATATCTTGTCGTTAAGCTGACATCAAAGTCTGCAAACAGTTCCATCTTGATGATCCTGTGTACATCGTCATTACTGTCATTGCTGTCCCTGACAGGATACTCGTCATATCCATCCAAAATAATGTGGACGGACGAGCAACTGTGAATTAtcttttcaatatcatgtttgCTAACACGGGGTTCTTTGGAGAGAAGAAATGACTTAATCGCCCTGTAGAGAGACTTTACACTTCCAAGTTGTCTTAACCGAAGAAGAATTAGTATTTCTACATTGTTCATCGGGGAATCCGATACGTCATTGCACCAATCGTAGGCCAGCTGAAGGGTTAACGTCGACTTACCATACCCGGGCTCTCCTTGTATAATGTGTCTCTTGGATTTAAACCGAAAGTCAGTATAAATACTTTTGTAAGATTCCAAACGCTCCCATGATCCTCCAGTGCCTCGCGTTAGCTCTGGTGCCAGACAAACTTCAACGCCCCAATCTACAAAGACCTTGTCCACACAATAAagtctatcttttatatatggTAGGGGTTGAATCGCATCATATTGGTCTTTGTATGTCCTTTTGAGACATTCtatcagaaatattttcttctctaaacaaaaatcagaaacaaaatgtgtaaatgttacCACGTATGACTAAATTTGACGAACAATAAATTAGTGACACACATGGGAACACCTAAATCTTAATTGTTTATTAGTTACTGATAATACAGTTTTGTTACTGTTCTATTTGTTATTAAGACGacagagcggggggggggctacatgtTTTACCAAAAGGAAGTAAAGATGCACAAATGACAAAGTCAAAGAATAAGGCATCTACCTTGAAGATCAGGAGTCAGCTCCATTGTCACGTGATTCACTTCAGACAGTCTACGAAGCGTGAAGGGGTCGTGTCAGAACAGCTCCTGCCCATCGTTTCGGTgaatctgtttttctttctttaaaatatgagaaaaatagggaatctaaataattacattattctgttaactttcaaaatgtataCTACATTGTGTTGTTGTTGCATATGGATGGTTCAATGTTTTATTAATAACCAGACAGCAAACCTGCAatgtggtttcaatgatgctacatcaataatcttatatgaatgtgacacactaggctgtagGGTATAACCATGATGAACAGCATACCTCAATATAagcaaaaagcattgagatCATATAACaacacaatattcacattggcaccTGAAGACAGAGatgaaaacttttcttgtattccACATAGAGATTGATCGCTACCAAAGACAACTGGCTTCTTCCACTATATGTGGTACACCTACTGTACAAGCCGTACATTAAACATGCGTCAGTCAAATGTTAAGCCCCCTCCCAGGTCCCCAAGATTTTGCGTCTGATTTGCCTCTAAAACATCAAACCAGGCAATAGTTAATTTTCGTAAACAgcgcctggtcatttccccaacgttactacatccaaacctaaagtttttatttggcactgaatcttgACAATTGCAAAAATACGCCGGAAAAGTTGACAATGGTAACAAAGGTTACATATAGATTATTCAAATTGATATCGGCCATTCCAACACATTAAGCATGTACAAACAGTACAACGTTTCATTACACACCTTTGTGCACAGGCATGTATGCAGCAACGTACAGTAAGTTACCGACACACTTAAGTGAATGGAGATTTGGTCGAAACTTCTTGATTCTTATCTAAAGATGCCCTTtagctaatttccaattgccaacagcctctcctATATAATGAGGCGTAACACACATGAAATATCATAGGCTGCACTGTGGGAGATGCAatagattataaaacaaggtttccacaagttgaccactggtgacatttgacctccgcaaaaaaacaaaaggattGTTGAACTAACTACATACTTTATTAGAggttggtccaagcttcccttcttgaaatatcgtgTGAACGATGTTCACAATTTGGcccatggtgaccccaacctttgaccttcacaaaaaTCCATTGGTATCTTGAAGTCATTGTGacacaactactgtacatactaaatatgagattggagATATCGTCATTACAAGGTTTCACAGTTTGACCcctaatgacatttgacctctacagGCAGTAGGCTTTTTCTACTCAATTTGGTActtttacacaccaaatatgatattggtccaAACTTCTATTCTAGAGATATACTGTTTCCAAGCAAGGTGTCACACACACTCATCtgcccagggacgtagccaggggggagcagggggagcgaccgctcccccctttcagtgtcgaaaaaaatgtttaaaaactgttgttttttagcatggtatgtTGTCAGtgcttttgatcttgaatactcgtcagctccgttaactcaattataatcgtagtaacattcacgccaactgattcaactacttagtttggcagatgcaattagctaaatttagcctatagcctattacaagcctacagttggccactgcgtaataaaatacatattgcctacctaaccgcactctatggaatgtcacgaaccgtatg
It encodes:
- the LOC139969986 gene encoding uncharacterized protein; amino-acid sequence: MELTPDLQEKKIFLIECLKRTYKDQYDAIQPLPYIKDRLYCVDKVFVDWGVEVCLAPELTRGTGGSWERLESYKSIYTDFRFKSKRHIIQGEPGYGKSTLTLQLAYDWCNDVSDSPMNNVEILILLRLRQLGSVKSLYRAIKSFLLSKEPRVSKHDIEKIIHSCSSVHIILDGYDEYPVRDSNDSNDDVHRIIKMELFADFDVSLTTRYLPEYLRKETKRAKLTGFDDKARNEYIRKAVVSNNDEAVAEIKQRLNENSILADLCQVPLIFVMFAHMAHDQKDFMKFKYVTQFFKHMTRCFYDHQKQKFKDNRSNKLYLHEMEHHKLDKIAFEGLNKKNQQLSWIKTRFRQRVGPELYDQYISIGILVEEDEVSDDSIGNNVLFTTMVRFYHKLFCEWYAAHHLVTLVH